The following are encoded together in the Rhizobium tumorigenes genome:
- a CDS encoding hydroxyacid dehydrogenase, whose product MPTTDRPLAISAPEPRTLELIFTPEALAHLRATYEIVEADPENIAGLGDDILGRARYIIGQPPLSHETLDRMPQLRCILNVESNLMNNMPYDVLFQRGIHVVTTGQVFAEPVAEIGLGFALSLARGIVDADVAFREGNELWGGDGNAGARQLSGSDIGIVGFGDLGKALNRVLSGFRAKIKVYDPWMPRSILADFGVQPASLDDVLSNSDFVFVVASVTSENKGFLGAEAFAGMRKGAAFILLSRADVVDFDALMAAVASGHIVAASDVYPEEPLGKDHPVRRLKGFIRSAHRAGALDSAFKKMGDMVIEDMDLMDRGLPPMRCKRAERETVSRMRSKPVTKN is encoded by the coding sequence ATGCCCACCACAGACCGGCCGCTGGCCATCAGCGCGCCCGAGCCGCGCACGCTCGAACTGATCTTCACGCCGGAAGCGCTAGCGCATCTCAGGGCGACCTACGAGATCGTCGAAGCCGACCCGGAAAACATCGCCGGCCTTGGCGACGATATTCTCGGCCGGGCGCGCTACATCATCGGCCAGCCGCCGCTTTCCCATGAAACGCTCGACCGGATGCCGCAACTGCGCTGCATTCTAAACGTCGAGAGCAACCTGATGAACAACATGCCCTATGACGTGCTGTTCCAGCGAGGCATCCATGTTGTGACCACCGGTCAGGTGTTTGCCGAGCCCGTGGCCGAGATCGGTCTCGGTTTCGCTCTCAGTCTGGCGCGCGGTATCGTCGATGCGGACGTGGCGTTTCGCGAAGGCAACGAACTCTGGGGCGGCGACGGCAATGCCGGCGCTCGCCAGCTCAGTGGCTCCGATATCGGCATCGTCGGCTTCGGCGATCTCGGCAAGGCGCTGAACAGGGTGCTTAGTGGCTTCAGGGCGAAGATAAAGGTCTACGATCCCTGGATGCCGCGCTCCATTCTCGCGGATTTTGGTGTGCAGCCTGCCAGCCTCGACGATGTGCTGTCGAACAGCGATTTCGTCTTTGTGGTCGCGTCCGTCACCAGCGAAAACAAGGGCTTTCTAGGCGCCGAGGCCTTTGCCGGCATGCGCAAGGGGGCGGCCTTCATCCTGCTCAGCCGCGCTGACGTCGTCGATTTCGACGCGCTGATGGCAGCGGTCGCCTCGGGCCACATCGTCGCTGCCAGCGACGTCTATCCGGAAGAGCCGTTGGGCAAGGATCATCCCGTGCGCCGTCTGAAGGGCTTCATCCGCTCCGCACACCGCGCCGGCGCCCTCGACAGCGCCTTCAAGAAGATGGGCGACATGGTCATCGAGGACATGGACCTCATGGATAGAGGCCTGCCGCCGATGCGCTGCAAGCGCGCCGAGCGCGAAACGGTATCGCGGATGCGCTCCAAGCCGGTGACGAAGAACTAG
- a CDS encoding OsmC family protein, with amino-acid sequence MVALKGKERQTGAKAVLGRTGFPQVTSVTGGEINVVTAPSQVGFNPLDLLYASLSACLVLSARMAAGQMGVLDKLSEVTAEVTGQKASSGVSRVETFQIVFTIKGDFDDKTRNAIAHAAEGEICTVSNTIRGNPEFSTVVVG; translated from the coding sequence ATGGTTGCGTTGAAGGGCAAGGAACGGCAGACGGGTGCCAAGGCCGTGCTCGGCCGCACCGGCTTTCCGCAGGTGACGTCGGTTACCGGCGGCGAGATCAACGTGGTGACGGCACCGTCGCAGGTCGGCTTCAACCCGCTCGACCTGCTCTACGCATCGCTGTCCGCCTGCCTCGTGCTCAGCGCCCGCATGGCCGCAGGACAGATGGGCGTGCTGGACAAGCTATCCGAAGTGACGGCCGAGGTAACGGGGCAGAAGGCGTCCTCGGGCGTGTCGCGCGTCGAGACGTTCCAAATCGTCTTCACCATCAAGGGCGACTTCGACGACAAAACCCGTAACGCCATTGCCCACGCCGCCGAAGGCGAGATCTGCACCGTCAGCAACACCATCCGCGGCAACCCTGAATTTTCAACGGTGGTGGTTGGCTAG
- a CDS encoding carboxymuconolactone decarboxylase family protein: MSHLSHLDYATASEEARAEHDREVALRGRMTNMKRTLLHSPVAHRIYAEWFTLREELRPDLDDRAVWLFCQAIAIQCRSIIPVGFFRRALINAGLTPETIEPSPDEATLIAFGKAMVADSNAIPDDLWARLKARYDEPTLVNLVAFAGIMIATAIFNNTVKIDIDPELGPFLEGFVMPPR; encoded by the coding sequence ATGAGCCATCTGTCACACCTCGACTACGCCACAGCATCAGAAGAGGCCCGCGCCGAGCACGACCGCGAGGTCGCCCTGCGCGGCCGGATGACCAACATGAAGCGGACGCTGCTGCATTCGCCTGTGGCCCACCGCATCTATGCCGAATGGTTTACCCTCCGCGAAGAGCTGCGCCCCGATCTCGACGACCGCGCCGTCTGGCTTTTCTGCCAGGCAATCGCCATCCAATGCCGCTCCATCATACCCGTCGGCTTTTTCCGTCGCGCGCTGATCAATGCCGGCCTGACACCCGAGACGATCGAGCCAAGCCCAGACGAGGCCACGCTGATCGCCTTCGGCAAGGCAATGGTCGCGGACTCCAACGCCATTCCCGACGACCTCTGGGCCCGCCTTAAAGCCCGCTACGATGAGCCGACGCTGGTCAACCTCGTCGCCTTCGCCGGCATCATGATCGCCACGGCGATCTTCAACAACACGGTCAAGATCGACATCGATCCCGAACTTGGCCCCTTCCTTGAAGGTTTCGTGATGCCGCCCCGCTAA
- a CDS encoding L-fuconate dehydratase has product MTRITDLRVFDIRFPTSLSLDGSDAMNPDPDYSAAYVILDTDQPGLSGHGLTFTIGRGNEICCMAIKAMSHLVVGTDLATVLENPGKYWRHLTSDSQLRWIGPEKGAMHLATGAVVNAVWDLLAKQAGKPVWRLVCEMDAEQIADIVDYRYLTDVLTRDDAVALLKKAESGKAERIATLERDGYACYTTSAGWLGYSDDKLRRLCQEAIDAGFNHIKMKVGRDLEDDIRRLTIAREVIGPDRYLMIDANQVWEVGEAIDWVNQLAFVKPFFIEEPTSPDDIAGHRKIREAVAPVKVATGEMCQNRIMFKQFIAEGAIDIVQIDSCRMGGLNEVLAVLLVAAKYELPVWPHAGGVGLCEYVQHLSMIDYIAVSGTKDGRVIEYVDHLHEHFLDPCTIKDAAYMPPSMPGFSIEMKPQSIETYTFRG; this is encoded by the coding sequence ATGACGCGTATCACCGATCTCCGCGTATTCGACATCCGCTTCCCGACCTCGCTCAGCCTTGACGGATCGGATGCGATGAACCCCGACCCGGACTACTCGGCGGCCTACGTCATTCTCGATACCGACCAGCCGGGCCTTTCCGGCCATGGCCTGACATTCACTATCGGCCGGGGCAACGAGATCTGCTGCATGGCGATCAAGGCGATGTCGCATCTGGTTGTCGGCACCGACCTTGCTACCGTGCTCGAAAATCCAGGAAAATACTGGCGGCACCTGACCAGCGACAGCCAGCTTCGCTGGATCGGCCCGGAGAAGGGCGCCATGCATCTGGCAACCGGCGCCGTCGTCAACGCGGTCTGGGATTTGCTCGCCAAGCAGGCTGGAAAGCCGGTCTGGCGGCTGGTCTGCGAGATGGACGCCGAACAGATCGCTGATATCGTCGATTATCGCTACCTGACCGACGTGCTGACGCGCGACGACGCCGTGGCGCTTCTGAAAAAAGCCGAAAGCGGCAAGGCGGAGCGCATCGCCACCCTCGAGCGGGATGGTTATGCCTGCTACACGACGTCGGCCGGCTGGCTCGGCTATAGCGACGACAAGCTGCGACGTCTTTGCCAGGAAGCGATCGATGCCGGTTTCAATCATATCAAGATGAAAGTCGGCCGCGACCTCGAGGACGATATCCGTCGCCTTACCATCGCCCGCGAGGTGATCGGCCCCGACCGCTATCTGATGATCGATGCCAATCAGGTCTGGGAAGTCGGCGAGGCCATCGACTGGGTGAACCAGCTGGCCTTTGTCAAACCGTTCTTTATCGAGGAGCCGACCAGCCCGGACGATATCGCCGGCCATCGCAAGATCCGCGAAGCCGTGGCGCCGGTGAAGGTGGCCACCGGCGAGATGTGCCAGAACCGCATTATGTTCAAGCAGTTCATCGCCGAGGGGGCGATCGATATCGTGCAGATCGATTCGTGCCGCATGGGCGGGCTTAACGAGGTGCTGGCGGTGCTACTGGTCGCGGCAAAGTACGAGCTGCCGGTCTGGCCGCACGCCGGTGGCGTCGGTCTCTGCGAATATGTGCAGCACCTGTCGATGATCGACTACATCGCGGTTTCCGGCACGAAGGATGGCCGCGTGATCGAATATGTCGATCATCTGCACGAGCATTTCCTCGATCCCTGCACGATCAAGGACGCCGCCTACATGCCTCCGAGCATGCCGGGCTTCTCGATCGAGATGAAGCCGCAATCGATCGAAACATACACATTCCGCGGCTGA
- a CDS encoding VOC family protein gives MVAGIHHITLITRKVQANVDFYAGFLGLRLVKRTGGFEDATQLHLFYGDASGSPGSLVTFLVWEDGSPGRAGYGQTGEISLVIDPLSIGFWLTRSLTFGLKVEGPMDEFGEPVLRLKDPDGMIVKLVGNTGLHAGTPWASDGIPGEHAIRRLRGATLFTEKPGETQSFLERHFGYRLQATAGTIRRMVSEPGDIIDVRDAAGFWSSAPGTGTVDHVAFRASDDAELQAVLGTLQDSNSGTINVHDRKYFRSLYVREPGGILFELATGTPGMLIDEDSSTLGTKLFLPAGNAERERELTLLMPQFAMPGEPRVIYRDLPFVHRFYTPEDADGSVIVLLHGSGASETSLLPMASKIAPRATLLAVRGRAEEDGLPRWFLRLTPFTFVQSDIVSEAEAFAAFIDGAITSYGLDRHRTVYLGYSNGANLLNAMLSLHPHVIHRVVLLRSMPVLDQRPQADMSDVDVLMISGEFDDYGRYAETLRSELAAAGASVDFKMVPHGHELTVDDVRIVQAWLHTHQAVDEAV, from the coding sequence ATGGTCGCCGGTATTCACCACATCACGCTGATCACCCGCAAGGTGCAGGCAAACGTCGATTTCTACGCGGGCTTCCTCGGGCTGCGGCTGGTCAAGCGTACCGGCGGCTTTGAGGATGCGACGCAGCTGCACCTGTTCTACGGTGACGCCAGCGGCTCGCCCGGCTCGCTGGTAACTTTTCTCGTCTGGGAAGACGGGTCGCCCGGTCGCGCCGGCTACGGCCAGACCGGCGAGATCTCGCTTGTCATCGATCCCCTCAGCATCGGCTTCTGGCTGACCCGATCCCTCACCTTCGGCCTGAAGGTAGAAGGGCCAATGGATGAATTCGGCGAACCGGTGCTGCGGCTCAAGGACCCTGATGGCATGATCGTCAAGCTGGTCGGAAACACCGGATTGCACGCCGGCACGCCATGGGCATCGGACGGCATCCCCGGGGAACACGCCATCCGCCGCCTGCGCGGCGCGACGCTGTTTACCGAGAAGCCCGGTGAGACGCAGTCTTTCCTCGAACGACATTTCGGCTACCGGCTGCAGGCGACCGCCGGCACCATCCGCCGCATGGTCTCGGAGCCCGGCGACATCATTGATGTCCGGGATGCCGCCGGCTTCTGGTCGAGCGCGCCGGGAACAGGCACCGTCGATCACGTCGCCTTCCGCGCCAGCGACGATGCCGAACTGCAGGCCGTTCTCGGCACTCTGCAGGATTCAAATTCGGGCACTATCAACGTCCACGACCGAAAGTATTTCCGGTCGCTCTACGTCCGCGAGCCCGGCGGTATCCTGTTCGAACTCGCGACCGGTACGCCCGGCATGCTGATCGACGAGGACAGCAGTACACTCGGAACGAAACTGTTCCTCCCGGCCGGCAATGCCGAGCGGGAGCGCGAACTGACGCTGCTGATGCCGCAATTTGCGATGCCGGGCGAGCCGAGGGTGATCTATCGCGACCTGCCCTTCGTTCACCGCTTCTATACGCCGGAAGATGCAGACGGCAGCGTGATCGTGCTGCTGCACGGCTCCGGCGCTAGCGAAACCAGCCTTTTGCCGATGGCCAGCAAAATCGCACCACGCGCCACGTTGCTTGCGGTCCGGGGACGCGCCGAGGAGGACGGGCTACCGCGCTGGTTCCTGCGCCTCACGCCCTTCACCTTTGTCCAGAGCGATATCGTCAGCGAGGCCGAAGCCTTCGCCGCCTTCATCGACGGCGCCATCACATCCTATGGCCTCGACCGTCACAGAACCGTCTATCTCGGTTATTCCAATGGCGCCAACCTCCTCAACGCAATGCTGTCGCTCCATCCGCACGTGATCCACCGTGTCGTACTGCTGCGTTCGATGCCGGTCCTCGACCAGCGTCCGCAGGCTGATATGAGTGATGTGGACGTGCTGATGATCTCGGGCGAATTCGACGACTACGGCCGCTACGCTGAAACGCTGCGCAGCGAGCTTGCCGCCGCTGGTGCCAGCGTTGACTTCAAGATGGTGCCGCATGGGCATGAGTTGACGGTCGACGATGTAAGGATCGTGCAGGCCTGGCTGCATACGCATCAAGCCGTGGACGAGGCCGTCTGA
- a CDS encoding glycerate kinase type-2 family protein — translation MTVTDPRAFLTALFDAAVAAADPLAGIRHHLPRQPKGRTIVIGAGKGSAQMAAALESCWDGPLEGLVVTRYGFAVACERIEVVEASHPVPDRSGLDAATQLLRLVQGSSADDLVIALISGGGSALLPSPAGGLTLDDEIAVNRALLASGAPISVMNTIRKHISTIKGGRLAVAAYPAKVVTLVVSDIPGDNPALVASGPTIAGAGNRADALDLIRQYSLALPANVLAHLASPQADAPATDDPRFARNEVHLIASAGVSLEAAANASRAFGIEAAILSDAIEGEAREAAHVHAAIAREIAARNRPFAKPVVLLSGGETTVTVAGDGKGGRNSEFLLSLAIDIDGFEGIDAMAADTDGIDGSEDNAGAFADGSSAVRMRAAGIVPADRLRNNDAWSAFHAIGDLFAPGPTGTNVNDFRAILIR, via the coding sequence ATGACCGTCACCGATCCCCGCGCCTTTCTCACAGCCCTGTTCGATGCGGCCGTCGCTGCGGCCGATCCACTGGCCGGCATCCGCCACCATCTTCCACGGCAGCCGAAAGGCCGAACCATCGTCATCGGCGCAGGAAAGGGCTCGGCGCAGATGGCCGCGGCGCTGGAAAGCTGCTGGGACGGACCGCTGGAGGGGCTCGTCGTCACACGCTACGGCTTTGCCGTCGCCTGCGAGCGCATCGAGGTCGTCGAAGCCTCGCACCCCGTCCCCGATCGATCAGGGCTCGATGCCGCGACGCAGCTGCTGCGTCTGGTGCAGGGGTCGAGTGCCGACGATCTGGTGATTGCGCTGATATCGGGAGGCGGGTCGGCGCTGCTGCCTTCTCCGGCCGGAGGGCTGACGCTTGACGACGAGATTGCCGTCAACCGCGCCCTCCTTGCATCCGGCGCGCCGATCTCCGTCATGAACACTATCCGCAAGCATATCTCGACTATCAAGGGCGGCCGGCTTGCCGTCGCAGCCTATCCGGCAAAGGTCGTGACCCTTGTCGTCTCCGATATCCCAGGCGACAACCCGGCGCTCGTGGCCTCCGGCCCGACGATTGCCGGTGCCGGCAACCGCGCCGACGCCCTGGACCTCATCCGGCAATATTCTCTCGCCCTTCCCGCCAATGTCCTCGCGCACTTGGCAAGCCCGCAAGCCGATGCACCGGCGACCGACGATCCACGCTTTGCGCGCAACGAAGTTCACCTGATCGCCTCCGCCGGCGTTTCGCTGGAGGCGGCCGCGAACGCATCCCGCGCCTTCGGCATCGAAGCGGCCATCCTGTCGGACGCGATCGAAGGTGAGGCCCGGGAGGCGGCCCATGTCCATGCCGCCATTGCCCGCGAAATAGCGGCGCGCAATCGCCCGTTCGCAAAACCCGTCGTGCTTCTCTCAGGGGGCGAGACCACAGTGACGGTGGCGGGCGATGGCAAGGGTGGCCGAAACTCGGAATTTCTCCTGTCTCTCGCCATCGATATCGACGGTTTTGAGGGCATCGACGCCATGGCGGCCGATACGGATGGTATTGATGGTAGCGAGGACAATGCGGGAGCCTTTGCGGACGGCAGTAGCGCTGTTCGCATGCGCGCGGCCGGCATCGTGCCCGCCGATCGCCTGCGCAATAACGACGCCTGGTCGGCTTTTCACGCTATCGGCGATCTCTTCGCCCCCGGTCCAACCGGCACCAACGTCAACGATTTCCGCGCCATCCTGATCCGCTAG
- a CDS encoding (2Fe-2S)-binding protein yields the protein MQNPSPTPSGFTVPVVLTINGEKHDLQVAPWTTLVDLLREDLHLTGTKKGCDHGQCGACTVLIDGVRLNSCLILAVTRDGAEITTIEGVGERDNLHPMQRAFVENDALQCGYCTPGQICSAIGLVNEGKASNRTEIRELMSGNICRCGAYTNIADAVEDVLFEDRREAAE from the coding sequence ATGCAAAACCCATCCCCAACGCCGTCCGGCTTTACGGTGCCGGTCGTCCTTACCATCAATGGCGAAAAGCATGATCTTCAGGTGGCGCCCTGGACGACGCTGGTCGATCTCCTGAGGGAAGATCTTCATCTGACCGGAACAAAGAAGGGCTGCGACCACGGTCAATGCGGCGCGTGCACGGTGCTGATTGATGGTGTCCGCCTGAACTCGTGCCTCATCCTTGCCGTCACCCGCGACGGCGCCGAAATCACTACCATCGAAGGTGTCGGCGAACGCGACAATCTTCATCCCATGCAACGGGCCTTCGTCGAAAACGACGCCCTGCAGTGCGGTTACTGCACCCCCGGCCAAATCTGTTCCGCCATCGGCCTCGTCAACGAGGGCAAGGCAAGCAACCGGACGGAAATCCGCGAGCTCATGAGTGGTAACATCTGTCGTTGCGGAGCCTACACCAACATCGCCGATGCGGTCGAAGACGTGCTGTTTGAAGACCGCCGGGAGGCAGCCGAATGA
- the ggt gene encoding gamma-glutamyltransferase, whose product MPASAASPQPVKADHGMVVTAQHLATDVGVAVLKSGGNAVDAAVAVGYALAVVYPTAGNIGGGGFMTIRLKDGRTTFLDFRERAPLAATKTMYLDDKGNVVKGASTEGYLAVGVPGSVMGLETAREKYGTKSREELMGPAIRYAQEGFTLDQGDVVELGGGQKRLSRDPAAAAIYVKQDGKSFAVGDQLRQPDLAATLSQIAENGPDGFYKGRTADAIVKASQDKGGVLAKADFEQYKVRELTPVTCNYRGYEIVSSPPPSSGGVIICEILNVLEGYPLSYLGYGSAETVHLMVEAMRHAYVDRNAALGDPDFIDNPVARLLDKGYAKQIRDSIDPYRAGVSKDLIPKGFGESHETTHYSIIDNDGNAVAVTYTLNGSFGAGVVAPGTGVLLNNEMDDFTSKPGVPNLYGLVQGEANAIEPKKTPLSSMSPTIIAKDGKPFMVIGSPGGARIITITLETIVNVIDFGMDIRQAIDAPRIHHQWLPDKVFTEPYALSPDTMRLLAGMGYNVAVDKDWPIWGQAAGIMVGGKSLAEITAGGGARYNGAMDSRAGSGTASGY is encoded by the coding sequence ATGCCGGCCTCTGCAGCCTCCCCGCAACCGGTGAAGGCAGATCACGGCATGGTGGTCACGGCCCAGCACCTGGCGACGGATGTTGGCGTCGCAGTCCTGAAAAGCGGTGGCAACGCTGTCGATGCTGCTGTCGCGGTTGGCTATGCCCTCGCGGTTGTCTATCCGACAGCTGGCAACATCGGCGGAGGCGGCTTCATGACCATCCGCCTGAAGGACGGCAGGACAACCTTTCTCGACTTCCGCGAACGGGCGCCGCTGGCCGCCACCAAGACGATGTATCTCGACGACAAGGGCAACGTCGTCAAAGGCGCGAGCACCGAGGGTTACCTTGCCGTCGGCGTGCCGGGATCGGTGATGGGCCTCGAGACGGCGCGCGAAAAATACGGCACGAAATCGCGCGAGGAGCTGATGGGGCCGGCAATCCGCTATGCCCAGGAAGGCTTCACGCTCGACCAGGGCGATGTCGTCGAACTCGGCGGCGGCCAGAAGCGCCTGTCGCGCGACCCGGCTGCGGCTGCCATCTATGTCAAGCAAGATGGCAAGTCGTTTGCGGTCGGCGACCAGTTGCGCCAGCCGGACCTCGCTGCAACCTTGTCGCAGATTGCCGAGAACGGACCTGACGGCTTCTACAAGGGCCGGACGGCAGATGCGATCGTCAAGGCTAGCCAGGACAAGGGCGGCGTCCTCGCCAAGGCAGACTTCGAACAGTACAAGGTCCGCGAACTCACACCGGTCACCTGCAATTACCGGGGCTACGAAATCGTCTCCTCGCCCCCGCCCTCCTCCGGCGGCGTCATCATCTGCGAAATCCTCAACGTGCTGGAAGGCTATCCGCTGTCCTATCTCGGTTACGGCTCGGCGGAAACAGTACATCTGATGGTCGAGGCCATGCGCCACGCCTACGTCGATCGCAACGCGGCCCTCGGCGACCCCGACTTCATCGACAACCCGGTCGCCAGGCTGCTCGACAAGGGATACGCCAAGCAGATCCGCGACAGCATCGATCCCTACCGCGCTGGCGTCTCCAAGGATCTGATACCGAAGGGTTTTGGCGAAAGCCACGAGACCACCCACTATTCGATTATAGACAATGACGGCAACGCCGTGGCCGTCACCTATACGTTGAACGGCTCGTTTGGCGCCGGCGTCGTCGCGCCCGGTACCGGCGTGCTACTCAACAACGAGATGGACGATTTCACCTCCAAGCCCGGCGTGCCCAACCTCTATGGCCTGGTGCAGGGCGAGGCCAACGCCATCGAGCCGAAGAAGACGCCGCTGTCGTCGATGAGCCCGACCATAATCGCCAAGGATGGCAAGCCATTCATGGTCATCGGCAGCCCCGGCGGCGCCCGCATCATCACCATTACGCTCGAGACGATTGTCAATGTCATCGATTTCGGCATGGATATTCGCCAGGCCATAGATGCCCCGCGCATCCATCATCAGTGGCTCCCTGACAAGGTGTTCACCGAACCCTACGCGCTGTCGCCCGACACGATGCGGCTGCTTGCCGGCATGGGCTACAACGTCGCAGTCGACAAGGACTGGCCGATCTGGGGCCAGGCAGCCGGCATCATGGTCGGCGGCAAGAGCCTTGCCGAGATCACAGCCGGCGGTGGTGCGCGCTACAACGGCGCGATGGACAGCAGGGCCGGTTCCGGTACGGCGAGCGGCTACTAG
- a CDS encoding DUF427 domain-containing protein gives MPQNPIKIPGPDHPISIEQTNDHVVITVAGKTIANTRRALSLREASYPPVLYIPREDVDMTELQRTDHSTHCPYKGDCSYYSIPGGGERSENAIWTYENPHDAVAAIKGFMAFYPNRVDDIKITPAT, from the coding sequence ATGCCGCAAAACCCGATCAAGATCCCCGGACCCGACCATCCCATCTCGATCGAGCAGACAAACGATCACGTGGTTATCACGGTGGCAGGCAAGACAATCGCTAATACGCGCCGCGCACTCAGCTTGCGGGAGGCGTCATATCCGCCGGTGCTCTACATACCCCGCGAGGATGTCGACATGACGGAGTTGCAGAGAACGGATCACAGCACCCATTGTCCATACAAGGGCGACTGTTCCTACTACAGCATACCAGGTGGCGGCGAGCGCTCGGAGAATGCAATCTGGACCTACGAAAACCCGCATGACGCAGTTGCCGCCATAAAGGGCTTCATGGCTTTCTACCCCAATCGCGTCGATGATATCAAAATCACCCCCGCGACCTGA
- a CDS encoding MFS transporter, which translates to MSDQTYPSASRPAAPNFRTIALIVASSMFMEQLDATVLATALPTMARDFNVSPPAMSIALTSYLLSLAIFIPASGKIADRFGSRTVFRSAIAVFVFGSILCAQAPTLSFLVVARLIQGIGGAMMMPVGRLVLMRSVDRKDLVSAMSWLLVPALIGPIVGPPVGGMFVTYLDWRWIFYINVPIGILGFVLVSIFIEDVKGPANGPFDLSGFILSGISLGSLLFGFEMSSRSGEGSMAIMLIAIGVLFGIAYLRHARKHPSPIMDFSLMRVPSFGASVIAGSLTRITQGAQPFLIPLMLQLGFGMSAAAAGRIVIATAIGSMAMKALQSKVLKRFGFRNSLMVFGVIGTLGYGTCAAFRPDWPMPLIFVILMLCGFFMSFQFTAYNTIAYDEIDRDRMSAATSFYTTFQQLMLSLGICVAALALHGSMFIQDHQQAELNDFSAAFIVVTLISLSATIWNSRFSKTAGAEMSGYKSKRPSPISEH; encoded by the coding sequence ATGTCGGATCAGACCTATCCGTCCGCCTCCCGGCCGGCGGCACCCAATTTCCGTACTATTGCGCTGATCGTCGCCAGTTCGATGTTCATGGAACAGCTGGACGCCACCGTGCTGGCAACGGCCCTGCCGACGATGGCGCGCGACTTCAACGTCAGCCCACCGGCGATGAGCATCGCGCTGACATCCTATCTGCTCAGCCTGGCGATTTTCATTCCCGCCAGCGGCAAGATCGCCGACCGCTTCGGCTCTAGAACCGTGTTTCGCAGCGCGATAGCCGTGTTCGTGTTCGGCTCCATCCTCTGCGCCCAGGCACCGACATTGTCCTTCCTCGTGGTCGCCCGGCTGATCCAGGGCATCGGCGGCGCCATGATGATGCCGGTCGGCCGTCTCGTGCTGATGCGTAGCGTCGACCGCAAGGATCTGGTCTCGGCCATGTCCTGGCTTCTGGTGCCGGCGCTGATCGGCCCGATCGTCGGACCGCCGGTAGGCGGCATGTTCGTAACCTACCTCGACTGGCGCTGGATCTTCTACATCAACGTGCCCATCGGCATCCTCGGCTTCGTGCTCGTCAGCATCTTCATCGAGGACGTCAAGGGACCGGCGAACGGCCCGTTCGATCTCTCGGGCTTCATCCTGTCCGGCATTTCGCTGGGCTCCCTGCTGTTCGGCTTCGAGATGTCGAGCCGCTCCGGCGAAGGCTCGATGGCAATCATGCTGATTGCAATAGGCGTGCTGTTCGGCATCGCCTATCTCAGACACGCCCGGAAGCACCCCTCGCCGATCATGGATTTCTCGCTGATGCGGGTCCCGAGCTTTGGGGCGTCCGTCATCGCCGGCTCGCTCACCCGCATCACCCAAGGAGCCCAACCGTTTCTCATCCCGCTGATGCTGCAGCTCGGTTTCGGCATGTCGGCAGCCGCTGCCGGCCGTATCGTCATCGCCACGGCCATTGGCTCCATGGCCATGAAAGCCCTGCAATCAAAGGTGCTGAAACGTTTCGGCTTCCGCAACAGCCTGATGGTTTTCGGCGTCATCGGCACGCTCGGCTACGGCACCTGCGCCGCCTTCCGTCCGGATTGGCCGATGCCTCTGATCTTCGTCATCCTGATGCTGTGCGGCTTCTTCATGTCGTTCCAGTTCACGGCCTACAACACCATCGCCTATGACGAGATCGACCGCGACCGGATGAGTGCTGCCACCAGTTTCTACACGACCTTCCAGCAGCTGATGCTGTCGCTCGGCATCTGCGTCGCGGCTCTGGCGCTGCACGGCTCGATGTTCATCCAGGATCACCAGCAGGCCGAACTCAACGATTTTTCAGCCGCCTTCATCGTGGTCACCCTGATTTCGCTGAGCGCAACGATCTGGAACTCCCGCTTTTCGAAGACCGCCGGCGCCGAAATGAGCGGCTACAAGAGCAAGCGTCCGTCGCCGATCAGTGAACACTGA